The following coding sequences are from one Epilithonimonas vandammei window:
- a CDS encoding 2-isopropylmalate synthase: MNPEKIEIFDTTLRDGEQVPGCKLNTEQKLVIAEKLDFLGVDIIEAGFPISSPGDFQSVQEISKIVKNAKVCGLTRANKKDIEVAAEALKYAKRPRIHTGIGTSDSHIKFKFNSTREQILERAVDAVKYAKNFVDDVEFYAEDAGRTDNDFLAKVCEEVIKAGATVLNIPDTTGYCLPEEYGQKIKYLKENVRDIDKAVLSCHCHNDLGMATANSISGIINGARQIECTINGLGERAGNTALEEVVMIIKQHPDLNFFTNINSKMLNEISYLVSELMGMPVQPNKAIVGANAFAHSSGIHQDGVIKNRETYEIIDPREVGINESSIVLTARSGRSALAYRFKNIGFDVTKVELDFLYQEFLKIADTKKEVNNDDLSYMMKSFNQKIG; this comes from the coding sequence ATGAATCCTGAAAAAATTGAAATTTTTGATACGACACTGAGAGATGGGGAACAAGTCCCGGGATGTAAACTGAATACGGAACAAAAATTAGTTATTGCAGAGAAACTCGATTTTTTAGGTGTTGATATTATTGAAGCAGGTTTTCCGATTTCCAGTCCGGGCGATTTTCAGTCGGTTCAGGAGATTTCGAAAATTGTAAAAAATGCCAAAGTTTGCGGATTGACGAGAGCCAACAAAAAAGATATTGAAGTTGCGGCGGAAGCTTTGAAATATGCGAAAAGACCGAGAATCCATACAGGAATTGGAACTTCGGATTCTCATATCAAATTCAAATTCAATTCTACAAGAGAACAGATTTTGGAAAGAGCCGTTGACGCTGTAAAATATGCCAAAAATTTTGTCGATGATGTTGAGTTTTATGCTGAAGATGCGGGAAGAACGGACAATGATTTTCTTGCAAAAGTTTGCGAAGAAGTCATCAAAGCGGGAGCAACTGTTCTAAATATTCCTGATACAACGGGTTATTGTCTGCCGGAAGAGTACGGACAAAAAATCAAATATCTGAAAGAAAATGTAAGAGATATTGACAAAGCAGTTTTATCCTGCCATTGTCATAATGATTTGGGAATGGCAACAGCTAATTCTATTTCTGGAATTATTAACGGAGCCAGACAAATCGAATGCACCATCAATGGACTTGGCGAACGTGCTGGAAATACGGCATTGGAAGAGGTTGTAATGATTATTAAGCAACATCCTGACCTTAATTTCTTTACTAATATCAATTCCAAAATGCTGAATGAAATAAGTTATTTGGTTTCCGAACTGATGGGAATGCCGGTTCAGCCAAACAAAGCAATTGTTGGTGCGAATGCATTTGCGCACAGTTCAGGAATTCACCAGGATGGTGTCATCAAAAACAGAGAAACTTACGAGATTATCGACCCACGAGAAGTCGGAATCAACGAGTCTTCTATTGTTCTGACAGCGAGAAGCGGACGTTCTGCTTTGGCTTATCGATTCAAAAATATTGGTTTTGATGTGACAAAAGTAGAATTAGACTTTTTATATCAGGAGTTTTTGAAAATTGCCGATACTAAGAAAGAAGTTAATAATGACGATTTAAGCTATATGATGAAATCATTTAATCAAAAAATTGGATAG
- the leuC gene encoding 3-isopropylmalate dehydratase large subunit, with amino-acid sequence MSQNKTLFDKVWDAHVVETVPDGPQVIYIDKHLIHEVTSPQAFAELEARGLEIFRPNQIVATADHNVPTLGQELPIKDELSRTQVQQLTENCKKNNIELYGLGHPYQGIVHIIAPELGITQPGMSIVCGDSHTSTHGAFGAIAFGIGTSQVAQVFASQCLLMNKPKSMRVSVNGKLNKDVQAKDVILYIISKIGTDAGTGYFCEYAGNVFEEMSMEGRMTVCNMSIEMGARGGMIAPDETTFNYIKDRTFAPKGEEWDEKVAYWKTLKSDSDAVFDKEFEFAAEDIKPMITYGTNPGMGISIDSKIPTAQNESEEKALKYMGLNAGQSTSDIKVNYVFIGSCTNARIEDFRSAADYVKGKQKAENIVAWLVPGSQQVAKQIYDEGLDKVFNDAGFQIRQPGCSACLAMNEDKIPEGEYCVSTSNRNFEGRQGQGARTLLASPLTAAKVAVEGRIPAFENLN; translated from the coding sequence ATGAGCCAAAACAAAACATTATTTGATAAAGTCTGGGATGCGCACGTTGTAGAAACCGTTCCGGATGGACCTCAGGTGATTTATATAGACAAACATTTGATTCACGAAGTGACCAGCCCGCAGGCTTTTGCAGAATTGGAAGCGAGAGGTTTAGAAATCTTTCGTCCGAATCAGATTGTTGCAACAGCAGACCACAATGTTCCGACTTTGGGACAAGAACTGCCTATCAAAGACGAATTATCAAGAACTCAAGTTCAGCAATTGACTGAAAATTGCAAAAAAAATAACATCGAATTATACGGACTTGGTCATCCATATCAAGGAATCGTTCACATCATTGCACCAGAATTGGGAATTACGCAACCGGGAATGAGCATCGTTTGTGGCGATAGTCACACTTCTACGCACGGTGCTTTTGGAGCGATTGCTTTTGGGATCGGGACAAGTCAGGTTGCACAGGTTTTTGCAAGCCAATGTCTGTTGATGAACAAACCAAAATCAATGCGTGTTTCCGTGAATGGAAAACTTAATAAGGATGTTCAGGCAAAAGATGTGATTCTTTATATTATTTCAAAAATCGGAACTGATGCTGGAACCGGATATTTCTGTGAATATGCCGGAAATGTCTTTGAAGAAATGTCGATGGAAGGAAGAATGACAGTTTGTAATATGAGCATAGAAATGGGAGCGAGAGGCGGAATGATTGCGCCGGACGAAACTACTTTCAATTATATCAAAGACAGAACATTTGCACCAAAAGGAGAGGAATGGGATGAAAAAGTAGCGTATTGGAAAACTTTGAAATCCGATTCTGATGCAGTTTTTGATAAAGAATTTGAATTTGCTGCAGAAGATATCAAACCAATGATAACTTACGGAACCAATCCGGGAATGGGAATTTCCATTGATTCTAAAATTCCGACTGCTCAAAACGAATCCGAGGAAAAAGCCCTGAAATATATGGGGTTGAACGCTGGACAATCAACTTCAGACATCAAAGTGAATTATGTGTTTATCGGAAGTTGTACTAATGCAAGAATAGAGGATTTCCGTTCTGCCGCAGATTATGTCAAAGGAAAGCAAAAAGCTGAAAATATTGTGGCTTGGTTGGTTCCTGGTTCACAGCAAGTGGCAAAACAAATTTATGATGAAGGATTGGATAAAGTATTTAATGATGCAGGTTTCCAAATCCGTCAGCCTGGATGTTCGGCTTGTTTGGCAATGAATGAAGATAAAATCCCGGAAGGTGAATATTGTGTTTCCACTTCCAACAGAAACTTCGAAGGTCGACAAGGTCAAGGTGCAAGAACACTTTTGGCAAGTCCGTTAACTGCTGCGAAAGTTGCTGTGGAAGGCAGAATCCCGGCTTTTGAAAATTTGAATTAA